From a region of the Ficedula albicollis isolate OC2 chromosome 1A, FicAlb1.5, whole genome shotgun sequence genome:
- the CNOT2 gene encoding CCR4-NOT transcription complex subunit 2, with product MQVTNSMFGASRKKFVEGVDGDYHDENMYYSQSSMFPHRSEKDMLASPSTSGQLSQFGASLYGQQSALGLPMRGMSNNTPQLNRSLSQGTQLPSHVTPTTGVPTMSLHTPPSPSRGILPMNPRNMMNHSQVGQGIGIPSRTNSMSSSGLGSPNRSSPSIICMPKQQPSRQPFTVNSMSGFGMNRNQAFGMNNSLSSNIFNGTDGSENVTGLDLSDFPALADRNRREGSGNPTPLINPLAGRAPYVGMVTKPASEQSQDFSIHNEDFPALPGSSYKDPTSSNDDNKSNLSTSGKTSSSTDGPKFPGDKSSTTQNNNQQKKGIQVLPDGRVTNIPQGMVTDQFGMIGLLTFIRAAETDPGMVHLALGSDLTTLGLNLNSPENLYPKFASPWASSPCRPQDIDFHVPSEYLTNIHIRDKLAAIKLGRYGEDLLFYLYYMNGGDVLQLLAAVELFNRDWRYHKEERVWITRAPGMEPTMKTNTYERGTYYFFDCLNWRKVAKEFHLEYDKLEERPHLPSTFNYNPAQQAF from the exons GTGACAAACAGCATGTTTGGTGCTTCAAGGAAGAAGTTTGTAGAGGGGGTTGATGGTGACTACCATGATGAAAACATGTACTACAGCCAATCATCGATGTTCCCACATCGGTCAGAAAAAGAT ATGCTGGCATCACCATCAACATCAGGTCAGCTGTCTCAGTTTGGGGCAAGTTTATACGGGCAACAAA gtGCACTAGGCCTTCCAATGAGGGGAATGAGCAACAATACCCCTCAGTTAAATCGCAGCTTATCACAAGGCACTCAGTTACCGAGCCACGTAACGCCAACAACAGGGGTACCAACAATGTCACTTCACACGCCTCCATCTCCGAGCAG ggGGATATTGCCTATGAATCCTAGGAATATGATGAACCACTCCCAGGTTGGTCAGGGCATTGGAATTCCCAGCAGGACAAACAGCATGAGCAGTTCAGGGTTAGGCAGCCCCAACAGAAGCTCTCCAAGCATAATATGTATGCCAAAGCAGCAACCCTCTCGACAACCTTTTACTGTGAACAG tatgTCTGGATTTGGGATGAACAGGAATCAGGCATTTGGAATGAATAACTCCTTATCAAGTAACATTTTTAATGGAACGG ATGGAAGTGAAAATGTGACAGGACTGGACCTCTCAGATTTTCCAGCACTAGCAGACAGaaacagaagggaaggaagTGGCAATCCAACTCCATTAATAAACCCTTTAGCTGGAAGGGCACCCTATG TTGGAATGGTGACAAAACCAGCAAGTGAGCAGTCCCAGGACTTTTCAATACACAATGAAGATTTTCCAGCATTACCAGGCTCCAGCTACAAAGATCCAACATCGAGTAATGATGACAATAAATCT aatttgaGTACATCAGGCAAAACATCATCCAGCACAGATGGGCCCAAGTTTCCTGGAGATAAAAGTTCAACTACGCAAAACAACAACCAGCAGAAAAAAGGGATCCAGGTGTTACCTGATG GTCGGGTTACCAACATTCCTCAAGGGATGGTGACGGACCAGTTTGGAATGATTGGCTTGTTAACATTCATCAGGGCAGCAGAGACAGATCCAGGAATGGTACATCTTGCGTTAGGAAGTGATTTAACAACACTAGGTCTCAATCTCAACTCTCCTGA aaatctttATCCCAAATTTGCATCCCCGTGGGCATCATCACCTTGTCGACCTCAAGACATAG ACTTCCATGTTCCATCTGAATACTTAACTAACATTCACATTAGGGATAAG CTGGCTGCAATAAAACTTGGCCGATATGGAGAAGATCTCCTGTTTTATCTCTATTACATGAATGGAGGAGATGTATTACAGCTATTAGCAGCAGTAGAGCT ATTTAACCGGGATTGGAGATACCACAAAGAAGAACGAGTATGGATCACCAGGGCACCCGGCATGGAGCCAACAATGAAAACCAATACGTACGAGAGGGGAACATATTACTTCTTTGACTGTCTTAACTGGAGGAAAGTAGCTAAG